One uncultured Tolumonas sp. genomic window carries:
- a CDS encoding AraC family transcriptional regulator, translating to MNISARQSALTGMISDAFDSNRGVLSAAATGLSDFICSNGGDVDRIFGVSGINPELLANPTLSLDLVNYCRVMEEAAHYSGVDNFGLYYGKQFKPQSLGLIGYIGLSSPTLTDALHNMTTDFQWHQHHTLTQMVDIGDCWRLDYQVRHGAILCRRQDAELTLGMFLNVIRYALGKNWAPRAVHFEHPRPEQWHEHSKVFDAPVWFEQPYNSLIIPKVDLLRCSMPESDTALLMVLRQTIRQLNRTTDNQDLIAQTRTQVRLQMMHGEPNLDDVATKMGLSTWSLQRNLKREGISFSTLVDKLRCEMATRYMQQNQLSISDMALLLGYSEVSAFSRAFRRWFNISPRQWRNSPN from the coding sequence ATGAACATATCTGCACGTCAATCTGCACTGACAGGCATGATCTCAGACGCATTTGACAGTAACCGAGGCGTATTATCTGCAGCAGCAACTGGGCTGAGTGATTTTATCTGCTCAAATGGTGGTGATGTCGATCGTATTTTCGGGGTAAGCGGTATTAACCCTGAATTGCTCGCTAACCCAACGTTGAGTCTTGATTTGGTTAATTACTGCCGAGTCATGGAAGAGGCGGCCCACTATTCTGGCGTTGATAACTTTGGTCTTTATTACGGTAAACAATTTAAACCGCAATCGCTTGGTTTGATCGGTTATATCGGGCTCAGTTCGCCGACATTGACGGATGCGCTACATAATATGACTACGGACTTCCAATGGCACCAGCACCATACATTGACTCAAATGGTCGATATTGGTGATTGTTGGCGTCTCGATTATCAGGTTCGCCATGGCGCGATCTTGTGTCGTCGACAAGATGCAGAATTAACCCTGGGTATGTTCTTAAATGTAATTCGTTATGCTTTAGGAAAAAATTGGGCACCGCGTGCAGTGCATTTTGAACATCCTCGCCCTGAACAATGGCACGAACACAGTAAAGTCTTTGATGCTCCCGTTTGGTTTGAGCAGCCTTACAACTCATTGATTATTCCTAAAGTTGATTTGCTGCGCTGTTCAATGCCAGAAAGTGATACTGCATTGTTGATGGTGTTACGCCAGACAATTCGGCAGCTAAATCGCACAACAGACAACCAAGATCTCATCGCTCAAACTCGCACTCAAGTGCGTTTGCAGATGATGCATGGCGAACCCAATTTAGATGATGTTGCAACAAAAATGGGGCTATCAACATGGTCTTTGCAACGGAACTTGAAAAGAGAGGGCATCAGTTTTTCTACATTGGTAGATAAACTCCGATGTGAAATGGCCACGCGTTATATGCAACAAAATCAGCTATCAATATCAGATATGGCATTGTTGCTGGGTTATTCTGAGGTGAGTGCATTTTCTCGTGCATTCCGCCGCTGGTTTAATATCAGCCCACGCCAATGGCGAAACAGCCCTAATTAA
- a CDS encoding cupin domain-containing protein, whose product MNKLTVDLAAFMRDYWQKKPTVLRGAYAPFVDPITPDELAGLATEEQVESRLVTFADGKWSAQHGPFEDYSQLGESHWALLVQATDHWIKPVADLITPFRGLPNWRIDDVMISYSVPGGGVGPHIDQYDVFIIQGSGSRRWRVGSNTPAEQFVATPGLLHVNPFEPIIDVELQPGDILYIPPGFPHDGYAITEAMSYSIGYRAPNQQDLFSSFADFLLQEDAGQLRYADPDRELTNEPGLVSAKDVNDIRMLMQSLLQDEQFFSAWLGTQLSQAKHELNILTSDEWDLIPDELIPALEAEDELYRLGGLRCLYFRALPDVCFVNGEKMQIPEGGQELAHLMCNSTVLTLENLQPYLDNPVLVEWICHWFNQGYWYLASDAEE is encoded by the coding sequence TTGAATAAGCTGACTGTTGATTTAGCCGCATTTATGCGTGACTACTGGCAAAAAAAGCCAACCGTATTACGAGGTGCTTATGCCCCTTTCGTTGATCCTATTACGCCGGATGAGCTGGCAGGGTTAGCGACCGAAGAACAAGTAGAAAGCCGTTTGGTTACTTTTGCTGATGGCAAATGGAGTGCTCAACATGGTCCATTTGAAGATTATAGCCAACTGGGTGAAAGTCATTGGGCCCTGCTCGTTCAGGCTACTGATCACTGGATCAAACCCGTTGCCGATTTAATCACCCCATTCCGTGGTTTACCAAATTGGCGTATCGATGATGTCATGATTTCCTACTCCGTCCCTGGTGGTGGTGTTGGCCCTCATATTGATCAATATGATGTATTTATCATTCAGGGTAGTGGCAGTCGCCGCTGGCGAGTAGGCAGCAATACACCGGCTGAACAATTCGTCGCAACACCGGGTCTGCTGCATGTAAATCCATTTGAACCAATCATTGATGTTGAGTTACAACCTGGCGACATTTTATATATTCCGCCAGGATTCCCGCACGATGGTTATGCCATCACCGAAGCCATGAGTTATTCGATTGGTTATCGTGCACCAAATCAACAGGATCTGTTTTCCTCCTTTGCAGATTTCTTGTTGCAGGAAGATGCCGGTCAATTACGTTATGCCGATCCAGATCGTGAACTGACGAATGAACCCGGTTTAGTGTCAGCCAAAGATGTAAATGATATTCGCATGCTGATGCAATCGCTGTTACAAGATGAGCAATTTTTTTCAGCATGGCTGGGTACACAATTAAGCCAAGCAAAACACGAACTGAATATTCTGACTTCCGATGAGTGGGATTTGATCCCTGATGAGCTTATCCCTGCGCTCGAAGCGGAAGATGAGCTTTATCGTTTGGGTGGATTACGTTGCCTCTATTTCCGTGCATTACCTGATGTCTGTTTCGTCAACGGCGAAAAAATGCAGATCCCAGAAGGTGGTCAAGAATTAGCGCATTTGATGTGTAACAGCACCGTATTGACCTTAGAGAACCTGCAGCCTTATCTGGACAACCCAGTTCTGGTCGAATGGATTTGCCACTGGTTCAATCAAGGCTACTGGTATCTGGCCTCAGACGCCGAAGAGTAA
- a CDS encoding DsbA family protein, which produces MKLTTLVTALLGGMLTFSSVAAEMSPTEQANIEKVVHQYLVAHPEILIEMSNALRAKQETMQAETDKALLKKHANQIFQQADDPVAGNPQGSLTIVEFVDYNCGYCKRSAPLVQELLKKDKEIRYIYKEFPILSDTSVYASKAALAVNALYPEKYEAFHNALMAHQGALKTNDDVVSIAKSLGLDWSKISVKANDPAIDKKIAMNHAMAQTLNITGTPAFIIGDQLLRGAPQSLEMLEDSVKQARSK; this is translated from the coding sequence AGCCCGACTGAACAAGCCAACATTGAAAAAGTAGTACATCAATACTTGGTTGCACACCCTGAAATCCTGATAGAGATGTCGAATGCACTGCGAGCAAAACAAGAAACTATGCAAGCAGAGACGGATAAAGCGTTGCTGAAAAAACATGCTAATCAGATCTTCCAACAAGCTGATGATCCTGTTGCTGGTAATCCTCAGGGCAGTTTGACTATTGTTGAATTCGTCGACTATAACTGCGGTTACTGTAAACGTTCGGCGCCATTGGTTCAGGAGTTGCTGAAAAAAGACAAAGAAATTCGTTATATCTATAAAGAATTTCCTATTCTGAGCGACACCTCAGTCTATGCATCAAAAGCCGCCTTGGCAGTAAATGCACTGTACCCAGAAAAATATGAAGCTTTTCATAATGCGCTGATGGCACACCAAGGTGCACTCAAAACAAATGATGATGTCGTCAGCATCGCTAAATCCTTAGGTTTGGATTGGAGCAAAATTTCAGTCAAAGCCAATGACCCTGCCATTGATAAAAAGATTGCAATGAACCATGCCATGGCTCAGACATTAAATATCACCGGAACACCAGCGTTCATCATTGGTGACCAATTATTACGCGGTGCCCCGCAATCGCTGGAAATGCTGGAAGACAGCGTTAAACAAGCCCGCAGTAAATAA